One window of Akkermansia biwaensis genomic DNA carries:
- a CDS encoding thioredoxin family protein: MNTFALPIAAALIAGAAVASGTWSTNPAEAMQQAAAQKKGVMLEFTGSDWCGACISQKTQAFSLPKVQEAIGRSFIPVELDFPRKKQQDEQTRATFNSYKKSYDITGFPSLIFTDAQGRPVHTVVGYGNPEQVMNDTAQAEKALKAQQELTDKLERKLSDQERRDTLARLLNTVPQSSIRTFYKPAFEELAALDPQDTTGIRAALERKELLKTQSAEMVQNLRENNFYALAAKEPDKAIAILDNSLKKEGLLPEIRQSLLLTKVRLLIQRNEVNEVEEILKSAIALLPDSDEGRACSRLLADLPNIRKERENLKPGEQPPLPPGAIPAAKCIVPPAAKK; encoded by the coding sequence ATGAATACATTCGCCTTGCCCATTGCAGCCGCACTCATTGCCGGTGCGGCCGTAGCTTCCGGAACGTGGAGCACCAACCCTGCGGAAGCCATGCAGCAGGCCGCCGCCCAAAAGAAGGGAGTCATGCTGGAATTCACCGGATCGGACTGGTGCGGCGCCTGCATTTCCCAGAAGACACAGGCTTTTTCCCTTCCGAAAGTGCAGGAGGCCATCGGCCGTTCCTTTATTCCCGTGGAACTGGACTTTCCGCGTAAAAAACAGCAGGATGAACAGACCAGGGCAACCTTTAACTCCTACAAAAAATCCTACGATATCACCGGCTTTCCGTCCCTGATCTTCACGGACGCGCAGGGCAGGCCCGTCCACACCGTCGTGGGGTACGGCAACCCGGAACAGGTCATGAACGACACGGCCCAGGCGGAAAAGGCCCTTAAAGCCCAGCAGGAGCTGACAGACAAACTGGAAAGGAAGCTCTCCGACCAGGAACGCAGGGACACGCTTGCCCGGCTTTTAAATACGGTGCCGCAGTCCAGCATCCGGACTTTCTACAAACCGGCCTTCGAAGAACTGGCCGCGCTGGACCCGCAGGATACCACCGGCATCCGCGCCGCCCTGGAACGGAAAGAGCTGCTCAAAACCCAGTCCGCGGAAATGGTGCAAAACCTCAGGGAAAACAACTTTTACGCATTGGCTGCCAAAGAGCCCGACAAAGCCATCGCCATTCTGGACAATTCCCTGAAAAAGGAGGGCCTTCTTCCGGAAATCAGGCAGTCCCTTCTGCTGACCAAGGTACGCCTTCTCATCCAGCGGAACGAGGTGAATGAAGTGGAAGAAATCCTGAAAAGCGCCATCGCCCTTCTTCCGGACAGCGACGAAGGCCGCGCTTGCAGCAGGCTTCTGGCCGACCTCCCCAACATCAGGAAGGAGCGCGAGAACCTGAAGCCGGGAGAACAGCCGCCCCTGCCGCCCGGAGCCATTCCGGCCGCCAAATGCATCGTTCCGCCTGCCGCCAAGAAGTAA
- a CDS encoding valine--pyruvate transaminase, with product MMQLSEIGGHLTARTGIDDLMEDLFKALHSGDPGLCQLNGGSPAVIPEVTELWRRSMTELVRDGRFDVLVGHYAHPGGDPAFIRALAGFLNDRCGWNLKPENIAITQGGQMACFTLFNMLAGPCAEGGIREILFPLCPDYVGYQSQSLCGGVMFRGLRPGIRMLDEHLFKYVIDFDRLDIRPETAAVCMSRPTNPTGNVVTDEELDRLRALTSRAGVPLMIDNAYGAPLPNICFVPVKPVWDENMILTMSLSKIGLPGTRTGIVIARPDIIRAVVSMVTTSSLCPNNLGQALVTPYLEDGTLERVCRETLTPFYRSRAEWALSLLPELFGEEIPWRVHKSEGAMFLWLWFEGLPITCQELYERCKARGCFVNPGHHFFFALPEGGEPWPHRHECIRISFTQTEELLRKGLSIVADEVKRAYTHSS from the coding sequence ATGATGCAATTATCGGAGATAGGAGGCCATCTGACGGCCAGGACCGGGATTGACGATTTGATGGAGGATTTGTTCAAGGCCCTCCATTCCGGAGATCCCGGCCTGTGCCAGTTGAACGGGGGGAGCCCCGCCGTGATTCCGGAAGTGACGGAATTGTGGCGGCGCAGCATGACGGAACTGGTCCGGGACGGGCGGTTTGACGTGCTTGTGGGCCATTACGCCCATCCGGGCGGCGACCCCGCCTTTATCCGCGCCCTGGCCGGCTTCCTCAATGACCGCTGCGGCTGGAACCTGAAGCCGGAGAACATCGCCATCACCCAGGGCGGCCAGATGGCCTGTTTCACGCTTTTCAACATGCTCGCCGGTCCCTGTGCGGAAGGCGGCATCCGTGAAATTCTCTTTCCTCTTTGCCCCGATTATGTGGGCTACCAGTCCCAGTCTTTATGCGGCGGCGTGATGTTCCGCGGCCTTCGCCCCGGAATCCGCATGCTGGACGAACATTTGTTCAAGTACGTGATTGACTTCGACCGCCTGGACATCCGCCCGGAAACGGCCGCCGTCTGCATGTCCCGCCCCACGAATCCGACGGGCAACGTGGTGACGGACGAGGAGCTGGACCGCCTGCGGGCGTTGACTTCCCGCGCCGGAGTGCCGCTGATGATCGACAACGCGTACGGCGCGCCGCTGCCCAACATCTGTTTTGTTCCGGTCAAGCCCGTTTGGGACGAGAACATGATTTTGACCATGAGCCTTTCCAAGATTGGACTGCCCGGCACGCGCACCGGGATCGTGATCGCCCGGCCGGACATCATCCGCGCCGTGGTCAGCATGGTTACGACTTCCTCCCTGTGCCCCAACAATCTGGGGCAGGCGCTGGTGACTCCCTACCTGGAGGATGGCACGCTGGAGCGCGTTTGCCGTGAGACCCTGACGCCGTTTTACCGGAGCAGGGCGGAATGGGCCCTGTCCCTGCTGCCGGAACTTTTCGGGGAAGAGATTCCCTGGCGCGTGCACAAGAGCGAAGGGGCCATGTTCCTGTGGCTGTGGTTCGAGGGGCTCCCCATCACCTGCCAGGAACTGTATGAACGTTGCAAGGCCCGCGGCTGCTTCGTGAATCCGGGCCATCATTTCTTCTTTGCCCTGCCGGAGGGCGGGGAACCGTGGCCCCACAGGCATGAGTGCATACGCATCAGCTTCACCCAGACGGAGGAACTGCTGCGCAAGGGACTTTCCATCGTGGCTGACGAAGTGAAGCGCGCCTATACCCATTCTTCTTAA
- a CDS encoding SLC13 family permease, which translates to MPFSNIDLASITGWLDSAATQQWIVGILLILLFISFIREWLPVEITALAGTAVLMLTGILTTGDVLSSFANSGPLTVVCMFILSASLERTGLIGDLSKLFNKVAKGREFAALLVITLGAFAVSPFVNNTPVVVILMPIVLAFCRDHNIAASKLLIPLSYATILGGTCSVVGTSTNVVVLGQVQKLGFEGIQMFTVAPMGLIYAAAGLLYLWTIGRKWLPSRPTLSTMLPGGIQRDFLLQVRIPAGSSHIGTTAVDLMQSELLGTKIVEVRRRGFSMQEELQHITLEEGDRVLFLCNARKVNQVREAKGVDLGWDDSRGLEAMEQRDVQIVEGMIANNSEFAGQSLAELKLRQRFNIFVLAIHRQGRNITDMGSDTKLIAGDTLLLEGPQEGMNRILTKQRIIPLSQRSADAHNRSKQGWAILAMGIFIFIGLLGSFEQYGEFFKFFARFNPFYLAFIGALIVVISGCIKPKEAYQSVDWGIIFLILGMLCVGEAMSKTGLAKAIAFGVVDTMGPMGCLFAISGLYLLCSILTEMISNNAVAAVMGPLSYEMALQFDANPLPFILAVMFGASASFSTPIGYQTNTYVYNAGGYKFKDFVKVGLPLNLLLWIIFTCSIGWLYPLK; encoded by the coding sequence ATGCCGTTTTCCAACATCGACCTCGCCTCCATCACAGGCTGGCTGGACTCCGCCGCCACCCAGCAATGGATTGTAGGCATCCTTCTCATCCTCCTGTTCATCAGCTTCATCAGGGAATGGCTCCCGGTGGAAATCACGGCCCTGGCCGGAACCGCCGTCCTGATGCTCACGGGAATCCTGACGACGGGAGACGTGCTGTCCAGCTTTGCCAACAGCGGCCCCCTGACGGTCGTATGCATGTTCATCCTGAGCGCCTCCCTGGAACGCACGGGCCTTATCGGCGACCTCTCCAAGCTATTCAACAAAGTGGCCAAAGGCAGGGAATTCGCCGCCCTGCTGGTCATCACGCTGGGCGCGTTCGCGGTATCCCCCTTCGTCAACAACACGCCGGTGGTCGTCATCCTGATGCCCATCGTCCTGGCCTTCTGCCGCGACCACAACATCGCCGCTTCCAAGCTGCTCATCCCCCTCTCCTACGCCACCATCCTGGGGGGCACCTGCTCCGTCGTGGGCACGTCCACGAACGTGGTCGTGCTGGGGCAGGTTCAAAAGCTGGGTTTTGAAGGCATCCAGATGTTCACCGTGGCTCCCATGGGCCTCATCTATGCGGCGGCTGGGCTGCTTTACCTGTGGACGATAGGCCGCAAGTGGCTGCCTTCCCGCCCCACCCTCTCCACCATGCTTCCCGGCGGCATCCAGCGCGACTTCCTGCTCCAGGTCCGGATTCCCGCCGGCTCCTCCCACATCGGAACCACCGCCGTGGACCTGATGCAGTCCGAACTGCTGGGGACGAAAATCGTGGAAGTGCGCCGCAGGGGCTTCTCCATGCAGGAGGAACTGCAGCACATCACGTTGGAAGAAGGCGACCGCGTCCTGTTCCTGTGCAACGCCAGAAAAGTCAACCAGGTCCGGGAGGCCAAAGGCGTGGACCTGGGCTGGGACGACAGCCGCGGGCTGGAAGCCATGGAACAGCGCGACGTGCAAATCGTGGAAGGCATGATCGCCAACAACTCCGAATTCGCCGGGCAGTCCCTGGCGGAACTCAAACTGCGCCAGCGGTTCAACATCTTCGTGCTCGCCATCCACAGGCAGGGCAGGAACATCACGGACATGGGGTCGGACACCAAGCTGATTGCCGGGGACACCCTGCTGCTGGAAGGCCCGCAGGAAGGCATGAACCGCATCCTCACCAAGCAGCGCATCATTCCCCTCAGCCAGCGTTCGGCGGACGCCCACAACCGCAGCAAGCAGGGCTGGGCCATTCTGGCCATGGGCATCTTCATCTTCATCGGCCTGCTCGGCTCCTTTGAGCAGTACGGGGAATTCTTCAAATTCTTCGCACGCTTCAATCCCTTCTACCTGGCCTTCATCGGCGCCCTGATCGTCGTCATCTCCGGCTGCATCAAGCCGAAGGAAGCCTACCAGTCCGTGGACTGGGGCATCATCTTCCTGATCCTGGGGATGCTCTGCGTGGGGGAAGCCATGAGCAAGACGGGACTTGCCAAGGCCATCGCCTTCGGCGTGGTGGACACCATGGGTCCGATGGGCTGCCTGTTCGCCATCTCCGGCCTGTACCTGCTGTGCTCCATCCTGACGGAAATGATCTCCAACAACGCCGTGGCCGCCGTCATGGGACCGCTGTCCTATGAAATGGCCCTGCAATTCGACGCCAACCCCCTCCCCTTCATTCTGGCCGTCATGTTCGGCGCCAGCGCCAGTTTCTCCACCCCCATCGGCTACCAGACCAACACGTACGTGTACAACGCGGGCGGCTATAAATTCAAAGACTTCGTGAAAGTCGGCCTCCCTCTCAACCTCCTGCTCTGGATCATCTTCACCTGCTCTATCGGCTGGCTGTACCCGCTTAAATAG
- a CDS encoding YicC/YloC family endoribonuclease, whose product MNSMTGFGRAVAQTDRYNIPVEISGVNRKQTEIAVNVPRNCAEWDAPVRSIVQGSVSRGRVGVSVSLERTEEAGGSLQLDERKLASLVGLLNRASDLAARPMTLQASDLLRLDIIASEAEAALSPEEAWPAVEEALRAALKDFLAMRAAEGANLKADVLGKLETLEKYRNRIAEHAPSVPVRLREAMLKRLAEADLSVSADDERIIREVALFADKCDISEEITRLSSHFDQFRTLCDSSAPAGRPLDFLCQEIFREFNTIGSKANDSTLSHLVVAAKTELEKIREQVQNIE is encoded by the coding sequence ATGAACAGCATGACCGGCTTCGGCAGAGCCGTTGCCCAGACAGACCGTTACAACATTCCGGTTGAAATATCCGGAGTCAACCGCAAGCAGACGGAAATAGCCGTCAACGTGCCGCGCAACTGCGCGGAATGGGACGCCCCCGTGCGCTCCATCGTGCAGGGGAGCGTTTCCCGCGGCCGCGTGGGCGTTTCCGTCTCCCTGGAACGGACGGAGGAAGCGGGCGGCTCCCTCCAATTGGACGAAAGGAAGCTGGCCTCCCTGGTGGGGCTGCTGAACCGCGCCTCCGATCTGGCGGCCCGGCCCATGACGTTGCAGGCGTCCGACCTGCTGAGGCTGGACATCATCGCCTCCGAGGCGGAAGCCGCGCTTTCCCCGGAGGAAGCATGGCCTGCGGTGGAAGAGGCCCTCAGGGCGGCCCTGAAAGATTTCCTCGCCATGCGCGCGGCGGAGGGCGCCAACCTGAAGGCGGATGTGCTCGGCAAGCTGGAAACCCTGGAAAAGTACCGGAACAGGATCGCGGAACACGCTCCTTCCGTTCCCGTCAGGCTGCGGGAAGCCATGCTCAAGCGCCTGGCGGAAGCGGACCTTTCCGTCTCCGCGGATGACGAGCGCATCATCCGGGAAGTGGCCCTGTTTGCGGACAAGTGCGACATTTCCGAGGAGATCACGCGCCTTTCCTCCCACTTTGACCAATTCCGCACCCTGTGCGATTCTTCCGCCCCCGCCGGAAGGCCGTTGGACTTCCTTTGCCAGGAGATTTTCCGGGAATTCAACACCATCGGTTCCAAGGCGAACGACTCCACGCTGTCCCATCTGGTAGTGGCCGCCAAGACGGAACTGGAAAAAATCAGGGAACAGGTTCAGAACATCGAATAA
- the gmk gene encoding guanylate kinase, which produces MKQHLGTLLVVSGPSGSGKTTLCRRATENGLCVYSISCTTRQPRPGEVNGVDYHFLTPSEFAARVEKGDFLEYAEVHGNRYGTLKADILDLLEQGKTVVMDIDVQGAAQVRACREGILPLCYADVYIYVPQEELKNRLCGRQTDGDETISLRLRNAAQEDACLPQYQYCLVSSDREADYAAFSALIKCQSMRVGLMRE; this is translated from the coding sequence ATGAAACAGCATTTGGGAACTTTGCTGGTGGTTTCCGGTCCCTCCGGTTCCGGGAAGACGACTTTATGCCGCCGGGCGACGGAAAACGGACTGTGCGTGTACAGCATTTCCTGCACGACCCGCCAGCCCAGGCCGGGAGAGGTGAACGGCGTGGACTACCACTTCCTGACACCCTCCGAATTCGCCGCCAGGGTGGAGAAGGGGGATTTCCTGGAATATGCGGAGGTGCACGGCAATCGCTACGGCACGCTGAAGGCGGACATTCTGGACCTTCTGGAACAGGGGAAGACCGTGGTGATGGATATCGACGTGCAGGGGGCGGCCCAGGTCCGCGCGTGCCGGGAGGGCATTCTTCCCCTCTGCTATGCGGATGTTTATATTTACGTGCCGCAAGAGGAGCTGAAAAACCGCCTCTGCGGGAGGCAGACGGATGGTGATGAAACCATCTCCCTGCGTCTGCGGAATGCCGCGCAGGAAGACGCCTGCCTGCCGCAGTACCAGTACTGCCTGGTTTCCTCCGACCGGGAGGCGGATTACGCCGCCTTTTCCGCCCTGATCAAGTGCCAGTCCATGCGCGTGGGACTGATGCGGGAGTAA
- the zupT gene encoding zinc transporter ZupT: MDLSANHILTVFLLTTLAGLATGIGGFIAFFMKKTDTKALTFSLGFSGGVMVYISLVELLGEAQHRLIEFKGHTAGSWIAIAAFFGGIAVAALIDYLVPEDENPHEARGPEDIHGNGNGEFSSAKIKRSGVLFALAIGIHNFPEGIATFAAGLDSLTLGTSIALAVAVHNIPEGIAVAVPLYYGTGSRKKAVFYSFLSGLAEPVGAAIAMIFLFHFLTPTVLSVLFASVAGIMVFISFDELLPMAERWGHHHMSIIGIIAGMLLMAVVLV, translated from the coding sequence ATGGACCTTTCCGCCAACCACATTCTCACCGTCTTTCTGCTGACGACGCTAGCAGGGCTTGCCACCGGCATAGGAGGTTTTATCGCCTTCTTCATGAAAAAGACGGACACGAAGGCGCTCACCTTCTCCCTGGGCTTCTCCGGCGGCGTGATGGTGTACATTTCCCTGGTGGAACTGCTGGGAGAGGCCCAACACCGCCTGATCGAGTTCAAAGGCCACACCGCAGGTTCCTGGATCGCGATCGCCGCCTTTTTCGGAGGAATCGCCGTGGCGGCGCTGATCGACTACCTGGTGCCGGAAGACGAAAACCCGCACGAAGCGCGCGGACCGGAAGACATCCACGGCAACGGCAATGGAGAATTCTCCTCCGCCAAGATCAAAAGGTCCGGCGTCCTGTTCGCCCTGGCCATCGGCATCCACAACTTTCCGGAAGGCATCGCCACCTTTGCCGCGGGTCTGGACTCTCTGACGCTGGGCACCTCCATCGCCCTGGCCGTGGCCGTGCACAACATCCCGGAAGGAATCGCCGTGGCCGTTCCTCTTTACTACGGCACGGGAAGCCGGAAAAAAGCCGTATTCTACTCCTTTCTGTCAGGCCTGGCGGAACCCGTCGGCGCGGCGATCGCGATGATCTTCCTGTTCCACTTCCTGACGCCCACGGTGCTCTCCGTCCTGTTTGCCTCCGTGGCCGGAATCATGGTCTTTATTTCCTTTGACGAACTGCTGCCCATGGCGGAACGCTGGGGCCACCACCACATGTCCATCATAGGCATCATCGCCGGCATGCTGCTGATGGCCGTCGTCCTGGTCTGA
- a CDS encoding DUF805 domain-containing protein, translating into MPDVPISTTATPAPLPAQASASPLEYWKKGFLHYAEFRGCASRPEFWWFMALPLLALVPALAGYIITDWLHIPDRRVSVYGDALTILLWAALVLPCLAVTFRRLHDTGRSGFWALVLLLPFGLGRLFFFYLTLSESKTENNKYRGNTPVQASAPPEQEQAAQPFTPFYLYWLISLRKLTTTEGRASRAEFWSFFLLSLFLFLPLGYNMVDYDSTVLHPYFSPSREILLYITQPQDALILLAHACFNPTFYFFYQSGDLSTLSLELLIGVAGFNILFNAAAATRRLHDGNLSGQFILIPFCIFIISVLLIILLRVIPGDMAPYLPYVTLCTDLMDQLSILFLAMMLIKGTPGPNRYGILPQKITVS; encoded by the coding sequence ATGCCGGACGTCCCCATCTCCACCACCGCCACACCCGCACCCCTCCCTGCGCAGGCTTCGGCCTCCCCCCTTGAATACTGGAAAAAGGGATTCCTTCATTACGCAGAATTCCGGGGCTGCGCCTCCCGTCCGGAATTCTGGTGGTTCATGGCACTCCCCCTTCTGGCCCTGGTTCCGGCCCTGGCTGGCTACATCATTACGGACTGGCTGCATATCCCGGACAGGAGGGTAAGCGTTTACGGAGACGCCCTGACCATCCTCCTGTGGGCGGCGCTGGTGCTTCCCTGCCTGGCCGTCACGTTCAGACGCCTGCACGATACGGGCAGAAGCGGATTCTGGGCCCTCGTCCTCCTGCTTCCCTTCGGCCTCGGCCGCCTGTTCTTTTTCTATCTGACTTTGAGCGAAAGCAAAACGGAAAACAACAAATACCGCGGGAACACTCCCGTACAGGCATCCGCGCCGCCGGAACAGGAACAGGCCGCCCAGCCGTTCACGCCCTTTTACCTTTACTGGCTCATCAGCCTGCGGAAGCTGACGACGACGGAGGGGCGGGCCTCCAGAGCGGAATTCTGGTCCTTCTTTCTTCTCTCCCTCTTCCTGTTCCTGCCGCTGGGGTACAACATGGTGGACTACGACAGCACAGTCCTGCATCCGTATTTTTCCCCTTCCCGTGAAATCCTGCTTTACATCACCCAGCCGCAGGACGCCCTGATCCTGCTGGCCCATGCCTGCTTCAACCCCACTTTTTACTTCTTTTACCAGTCCGGTGACCTCAGCACACTTTCCCTGGAACTGCTGATCGGCGTGGCGGGATTCAACATACTGTTCAACGCCGCGGCGGCCACGCGCCGCCTGCACGACGGCAACCTGAGCGGCCAATTCATCCTCATCCCCTTCTGCATTTTCATCATTTCCGTTCTGCTCATTATCCTGCTGCGCGTGATTCCGGGGGACATGGCCCCGTACCTGCCCTACGTGACGCTGTGCACCGACCTGATGGACCAGCTTTCCATCCTGTTCCTGGCCATGATGCTGATCAAGGGAACACCCGGACCGAACAGGTACGGCATCCTTCCGCAAAAAATAACCGTATCCTGA